The Prionailurus viverrinus isolate Anna chromosome C1, UM_Priviv_1.0, whole genome shotgun sequence DNA window gcgccccctccccctcgcAGCGGAGGAGGGGACAGTCGTCGGAGTCCGGGCGGCGGACACCCGCTGCCGGCCGGCCACCGCGGGATCGACGCTGACTGCCGCCGCCGGCAGGGCCGCTGTCGCCGGGAAGCGTGTTCGTCTGCGGGCTCCCAGGGACGGCTGCGCCAAGAGCGCTCCGTGAGCGACCGCGACTTTTCAAAGCCGAGCAGCGCGCGCGAGCTGACAAGTTAAGAGTGCTGGCGGCATCTGAACCCTGAGCGCCTGGGAGCGAGCCGGTGAGCAGGGCGCAGGGGGGAGGACAGCCGGCGGGTGCGCGCGCCCCTCGAGAAACTTTCCCTGCCCAGGGCCCCGGGAGGGGTGTCCTCCGCTCGCCAGCGCGCTGTTGCGGCCCCGAAACTTCTGCGCGCAGCCCAAACTAACCCCACGTGAAGTGACGGACTGTTCTATGACTGCAAAGATGGAAACGACCTTCTACGACGATGCCCTCAACGCCTCGTTCCTCCAGTCTGAGAGCGGTGCCTACGGCTACAGTAACCCCAAGATCCTGAAACAGAGCATGACCCTGAACCTGGCCGACCCGGTGGGCAGCCTGAAGCCGCACCTCCGGGCCAAGAACTCGGACCTCCTCACCTCGCCCGACGTGGGGCTGCTCAAGCTGGCCTCGCCCGAGCTGGAGCGCCTGATAATCCAGTCCAGCAACGGGCACATCACCACCACGCCGACCCCCACGCAGTTCCTGTGCCCCAAGAACGTGACAGACGAGCAGGAGGGCTTCGCCGAGGGTTTCGTGCGCGCCCTGGCCGAACTGCACAGCCAGAACACGCTGCCCAGCGTCACGTCGGCGGCGCAGCCGGTCAGCGGGGCGGGCATGGTGGCTCCGGCGGTGGCTTCGGCGGcgggcggcagcggcagcggtgGCTTCAGCGCCAGCCTGCACAGCGAGCCGCCGGTCTACGCCAACCTCAGCAACTTCAACCCGGGCGCTCTGAGCAGCGGCGGTGGGGCGCCCTCCTACGGCGCGGCCGGCCTGGCCTTTCCCGCGCAGccccagcagcaacagcagcccCCGCAGCCGCCGCACCACCTGCCCCAGCAGATCCCCGTGCAGCACCCGCGGCTGCAGGCCCTGAAGGAGGAGCCGCAGACGGTGCCCGAGATGCCCGGGGAAACGCCGCCCCTGTCCCCCATCGACATGGAGTCGCAGGAGAGGATCAAGGCGGAGAGGAAGCGCATGAGGAACCGCATCGCTGCCTCCAAGTGCCGGAAAAGGAAGCTGGAGAGGATCGCCCGGCTGGAGGAAAAAGTGAAAACCTTGAAAGCGCAGAACTCGGAGCTGGCGTCCACGGCCAATATGCTCAGGGAACAGGTGGCACAGCTTAAACAGAAAGTCATGAACCACGTTAACAGTGGGTGCCAACTCATGCTAACGCAGCAGTTGCAAACGTTTTGAGGAGAGGCTGTTGGGGGCTGAGGggcaacagagaaaaaaaaaaattcacccagAGAGACAGACTTGAGAACTTGAcaagttgagagagaaagagagagagaaaagtgtccAAGGACTAAAGCCAAGGGTATCCAAGTTGGACTGGGCGGCGTCCTGACGGCGCCCCCAGTGTGCACGAGTGGGAAGGACTTGGCGCGCCCTCCCTTGGCGTGGGGCCAGGGAGCGGCTGCCTGCGGGCTGCCCCGCTTTGCGGATGGGCTGTCCCCGCGCGAACAGAACATTAGACTTTTCTTTAACATTGACCAAGAACTGCATGGACCTAACATTCGATCTCATTCAGTAttaaaggggggagggggaggggttaCAAACTGCAATAGAGACTGTAGATTGCTTCTGTAGTACTCCTTAAGAACACAAAGtagggggggaggggttgggggaggggaggcgggagggagttTGTGAGCGCGAGGCTGAGCCTGCAGATGAACTCTTTCTGGCCTGCCTTCCTTAactgtgtatgtacatatatatattttttaatttgatgaaagCTGATTACTGTCAATAAACAGCTTCATGCCTTTGTAAgttatttcatgtttgtttgtttgggtgtCCTGCCCAGTGTTGTTTGTAAATAAGAGATTTGGAGCACTCTGAGTTTACCATTTgtaataaagtatataatttttttatgttttgttcctgaaaattccagaaaggatatttaagaaaatacaataaaatattgaaaaagtacccctcccacaacctctttTCTGCATTACCTACGGATTACCTATCTAGACGGAGTCGAAAGAGTTCAAAGAGTGTCAACTAAATTCACTCTCAGTGCTTCGTACTATCAGGCAGTGAAAACTGTTCTCTGCTGGACTTGAGAATAACTGTAGCTGAAGCTCTTATCAACTTAtactcttccctcccccaacaaTCTATATAGAGTTGCTTACAAAGGATAGTGTGGCCCTTCAGAAGGCTGAGGAAAGGGAGGTTGTGGTGGAGGGGAACAGACAGCCCACTGGGAAGTCAAAGAACTTAAAAGTCTGGTTCATACCAAGTGGCATGTGCTGTGACCATTTATGATGTTAGCAGAAATTTCAGAGTAGCTGCGAATTCTCAAATGAGGAACAGTGGCAGATTTTTACAAAAGATGTATCCTTCCAATTTGGAATCTTTAACAATCCCTAGATAAAAAAGATGGTCTTTGcttatgaatatttataacagcattcTTGTCACAATAAACGTATTCAAATACCAATAACAGATCTTGAATTCCTTTCCCTTTACTACTTTTTTCTTCCCAAGCTCTACACTGAAGCTTTTCTTTTCAGTTGCTGGGGTTAACATTACTGCCAGCTAAAGTTACTGGGTAATTAAGAAGCAAAGAATTTAGGAAGAGTCAACACAGAATTTGCAATCTGGATGAAACATTCTCCCAGTTTCATTAATattcccccccacctctctccctctccctctctcctcctccccactcccctactctctctgtctctctgaagtAAACACCTATACTTAGACAAATTACCACTATAGCCATTTGCCATTTGGGATTCTTCTGcagtttatttcttaatttgtttctaaaataacCAGGCTTGTTTAAGTTATTACTACAGAATCAGCCTTAAAAGATGGTAATCTATACAACATGGAAAAGATTCATACAAGAAAACATGAACACCAACACAATGATGACATGTGTAAATCAAACCTTAGCTCCGGGGAAATGGCAAGCTTAAATTCTGTCTACAGGTATAACTTAGGAGATCAACAAGGCAGTATGCAACAAGGGAACAATTTTTGCTTGGTTGCTCTTCATCCCAAGAGCCAGTATGACTATCAAGCAGCAAAAGCAATTTGATATCCAGGAATATTTCACAAACCACTAATTGAGGCAGGGCTGTTTGCTCATTAGCAGTGCTCCAGTACCCAACAGGTCTGAGAGTGCTAATATCCTGCCTGTGGCTGTAAATCCAAAGACAAAGAGTTTCTCCTTAGGAGTGTATCTAGGAGTGGAAGAGATTGGACAGACTTGTAAGCTATCAGATCCACTCCGTTGTAATAACAC harbors:
- the JUN gene encoding transcription factor Jun yields the protein MTAKMETTFYDDALNASFLQSESGAYGYSNPKILKQSMTLNLADPVGSLKPHLRAKNSDLLTSPDVGLLKLASPELERLIIQSSNGHITTTPTPTQFLCPKNVTDEQEGFAEGFVRALAELHSQNTLPSVTSAAQPVSGAGMVAPAVASAAGGSGSGGFSASLHSEPPVYANLSNFNPGALSSGGGAPSYGAAGLAFPAQPQQQQQPPQPPHHLPQQIPVQHPRLQALKEEPQTVPEMPGETPPLSPIDMESQERIKAERKRMRNRIAASKCRKRKLERIARLEEKVKTLKAQNSELASTANMLREQVAQLKQKVMNHVNSGCQLMLTQQLQTF